The Micromonospora sp. NBC_00421 DNA window GTGGGGTGGGCAGGACGACGGTGAAGGCGTGGGGGTGTCGCCAGGCGGGCCAGCCGGCGGCGGTGAGCTGGTCGACGGTGTACGCGGCGAGACGGCGGGCTTCGCTGACCCGCCACCGGTGCCCCTCCCGCCCATGCGTGGCGATGGCATGCCACAGCAGGGCGGCAGCCAGCCCACAGCGCGACCCGGTGACCGTCGAGTCGAGCGTCGCGGTGTAGGTGACCGGGGCGCCCTCGCGGCGGAGGCTGTCGCGGATGAGGACCACCCCACACGGCGTCGGCACCCCGAAGAACTTGTGCCCCGACACCGCGATGCTGCCAATGCCGCTGTCGTCGTCCAGGCGCAGCCGCCCGTCGAGGGCCAGGGGGATGCCGGACAGGGCCGCATCGACGTGCACATGCCGGCCCGGCACCTCGAAGGCGTCGAGGACGGCCCGGATACGGGTGGTGTCGTCTACCGCCTCGGTCATGGTGGTCCCGGCGGTGGCGACCACGATCGCCGGCCACCGCCGGTGCCGGCGCACCCCGACGGCGAGGTGGTCGTAGTCCATCTCCCCGTCCGCACCCGCCTGGACCACCACCCCGCGTGCGCCGAGCATCTCGACGATCTTCGGGATCGAGTAGTGCGCGGTAGTCGAGTAGTAGATCCGTGCCGTCGGAAGACGACGGCGGGCGGCGTGCAGGGCGGAGAGGTTGCCTTCGGTGCCGCCGGTGGTGACGTAGCCCCACCGGTCGTCGACCGGCATGGTCAGGGTGTCGGCGAGCCAAGCGATGACGGCTTGTTCGAGGACCCGGGTGTGGGCGGTCCCGCCGACGTCGGTCGGGTCGCCGATGTTGTTCCACAGCCGGCGGCCGAGGCGGGCCATCACCTCCCGATGGTCCAGGTCGACCGCGCCAGGGAAGCCGATGCTCGTCGGCGCGGCTGTGTCCGCATGGGTGACGAGGTGGTCGAGGACGGCGGTGATGTCGACCGGGGTACGGCTGAGGTCGGCGGCCTCGGCGAGACCACGCAGACGAGCGGGCACGGGGGTGTGGGTCATGCGCGGCGTCCGGTGAGGAGGTGCCCGGTGAGGGTGTGGTGCAGCATGGTCACCTGCCGCCAGGTGTCACGCGTGATGCTGTCGCCCTGGTCGGTGAGGTGTTCGTGGGGGTTGTAGTAGGTGACCCGGTCGGGGTCGAGGGGTTTGGTGCAGCGGACACCGTCCGCGCCGATCGGGGCATGGGGGTCACGGTCGACGTGCAGGACGGTGCCGTCGGTCAGCAGGACGAAACACTGACCCTTGAGGTCGAACACCGAACGGCGACGGTCATCGCCCGGGTGGCGCAGGGTCCGGGCGAGCTGCTGCCAACGCCCCTGGTCTGAGTCGAGGGTGGTCACCCCCACCCCGACGTAGACGGCCCCGGAAGGCAGGGTCATGTCGCCGCCGTTGACCATCGACCCCTGCGGGCCCAACGGATGCCACCACCGACCCGCCGACCCGGCCCGCGCAATGCTGTCCCCGACAACCTCGGTCAGGTCCGCCAGCAGGCGGGGCAGGTGCTGCGACTCCGGAGACGCCAGCCACAACCGGTAGGCGGTGTGCAGCTGGTAGCCGTGCGGCTGGGCCGCAGCTTCGGAGACGAAGAACAACATCACCCCGTGCGGGCCGAGCGCGTCACGCTGCCCGTACCGCTGGTCTGCTTCGATCATGTGTCCGGTGTTCAGGCGTTTCGCCCGGTAGACGACCTGCTGGCGCAGGTCGGCCCACCATCGGGCCTCGGCCGACACCCCGCTGTCGGGCTCCCCCTGCTGCGGGGGAGGTGACGGGGTGTGCTCGGGTGGGGCCGGGTGGACAGGGGTGTCCCGGCGGTACGGTCGCTCGTCGGGCATCCGGTAGTCCGGCGGGGGCGGCTGGACCAGGCTGAGACCCGGTGGGGGTTGGTGGTCTGCTGGTCGGCGGGGGCCGGGTGGTGGCGTCGGTCGTGGGGGTTCGGGTCGCCAGGCCGGGTCCAGCGGGTCACTGCTGTGGTGCCCCCGTGCCGCTGGTATGTGGACGGTGTAGGTCTTCATGGTCGGGTCTTCCTCGGGGGTCAGATGGAGATGTGGAGGGCGTCGGGTACGGCGTGGGTTTTCGGGGTGCCGTGGCCGATGCCGGCGTAGACCTCCGGCTGAGACCGCCGCAGGTGGGCGGCCCACACGCCGCCCGCAATGGCGGTGGCGACGAGGATCGCCGGAAGCAGCAGCGGATACGGCGACCCCGGTACGGCTCCGAGGAGGGAGCCGACGTTGCCGACCATCGCGACGAGGACCACCGACCCGCCGAGCACCCCCAACGCGGGTGCGACCTTCCACTGCCACATTCCGGCCCGTTCACCCCGCACTGCGGGTGGGGCGGCCAGTGCGGCGATCGAGGCGGCGAGGAGGAGGCAGAGCAAACCGAGCGCGCCGAGGGTGGACAGCCAGGTGAACGTCACCGCCACCGGATCAGTCCCGCTGACGGCGAACACCCCCACGACGAGGGCTGCCACCCCGGTTTGGCTGAGGGAGCCGCCGCGTGGGGCGCTGACCCGGGTCGTACTCCCGGTCTGGGCGAGACCGGTGGGGAGGACACCTTCACGGGCCATGGCAAACACGTAGCGGGCGATGACGTTGTGGAACGCCAGCATCGAGGTGACGATCGCGAACACGAGCACCAGCCCGGCGATGCCCACCCACATCCCGCCTGCGGCTTCGAGGATCGTGAAGGGCAGGCCGGAGGACGGGTCGGCAGCGCGGGTGGCGACAGTCTGCGGGCCGACGGCGACACCCATCGCCCACGCCGCAGCGGCATACACACCACCCAGGACGAGGACGGCGGTGATCGTGGCGCGGCCAATCGACCGGCGGTCGACGGCTTCCTCGACGAACGAGCCGGGGGCGTCGACGCCCATGAACGCGGCCACACACAACGCCACCGCCCCACCGATCCCCCCGACCCCCAGACCGGAGACGTCGAACCCCTCCCACGACACCGTCCCGTCGGACGGAGAACCGAGACCGGCGACGACGAACAGGCCGACGATCAGCAGCGACACCGCGAGGACCCCGCCGAGGACCCAGGTGGACAGGACGATCGCCCGCACCCCGAGCGCGCTGACAACAGCCCAGGCGATGCCGGCCCACACCCACCAGGTGCCGCCGAGCTGGGCGGCGAGGGTCGCCCCGAACAGCCCGTACAGGCTGGTCTGGATCGCCGTGTACGCGACCAGGGCGACCAGGCCGGCGGCGACACCCCAACTGCGGCTGAGACCGTGGGCGAGGATGCCGTAGTACGCCGCCGGATGACCGACCTGCCGGGCCAGCGCGGTGTAACCCACCATCAGCAGTGCCACCACTGCGGCGACCAGGATGAACGTCAACGGCAACGCCGTCACCCGGGTCGTGGCGTAGGTGGTGACGAGACCACCGGCGAGGACCACCATCGGCGCGGACGCCGCCGCACCGAAAATCGACAAGCCAGTCGGAGTCATCGTCCGCCGGGCGAGCGCCACCTGCACATACGGCGTCATCGCTGCCCCCACTGCAACGAGTCCGGGCACGACAACTTCCGGCAACCCCGCACCGGATGTGACACCACATCGCCGGCGCTCGCGGTGACCAGCAACACCGCCGTCGGACGCACCGGCCCACCCCGCCAGTAACCCCGATCCCGGTCCAACCGCCGCAACGCCACACCCGCACGCGGCGTGAACCCGAACAGGTCATGCGCACCGTCCGACCACTCCCGACGGATCGCATACCCCCACAGATCCACCCCCGCCCCTACCCCCGCGCCGTCCTCGCCGTCCGCGCTGTCGGGGGCGGTGGGCCGCGAGCGGACAGGAGCCAACCAGGGCGGCAACCACCAGCCCAGCTCACGCCGACGGGGCGGGAACATGACCACCGGACGATCGACAACAAACAACATGAAGCAAGCCCTCCTTCAGAGAACGGGTACACAGGGATGACCGGCGGGCCACACGGCCATCGCCAGCTGCTGATCGGGGTGGTGCCCTACCGGGCGTGGTCAGGGAAACGTGGTCAGGGAGAACGCGGCGGTGCGGGGATGAGCCGGCCGCGCGACACGGTCACGCCACGGCGCAGCCGGGCCCGAGGGGGAAGCCCGCCACACGACCGACCGCTGTCGGGGGTGGGCCGCCACATCCGCCACAGGGCGGGACCGTCCGGCTCCAGCAGGATCGGTGACCTCGGCTCGTATCCCAGCGCGGCCAACAGGCCCTCCCGGGGGCGGCCACCCGGGCACTCCGC harbors:
- a CDS encoding histidine decarboxylase, producing the protein MTHTPVPARLRGLAEAADLSRTPVDITAVLDHLVTHADTAAPTSIGFPGAVDLDHREVMARLGRRLWNNIGDPTDVGGTAHTRVLEQAVIAWLADTLTMPVDDRWGYVTTGGTEGNLSALHAARRRLPTARIYYSTTAHYSIPKIVEMLGARGVVVQAGADGEMDYDHLAVGVRRHRRWPAIVVATAGTTMTEAVDDTTRIRAVLDAFEVPGRHVHVDAALSGIPLALDGRLRLDDDSGIGSIAVSGHKFFGVPTPCGVVLIRDSLRREGAPVTYTATLDSTVTGSRCGLAAALLWHAIATHGREGHRWRVSEARRLAAYTVDQLTAAGWPAWRHPHAFTVVLPTPPAPVRAKWLLATDADVSHLICMPGVTQGQIDAFVADLTDSTPRSIPRPRPASSPTASISTP
- a CDS encoding APC family permease; translation: MTPYVQVALARRTMTPTGLSIFGAAASAPMVVLAGGLVTTYATTRVTALPLTFILVAAVVALLMVGYTALARQVGHPAAYYGILAHGLSRSWGVAAGLVALVAYTAIQTSLYGLFGATLAAQLGGTWWVWAGIAWAVVSALGVRAIVLSTWVLGGVLAVSLLIVGLFVVAGLGSPSDGTVSWEGFDVSGLGVGGIGGAVALCVAAFMGVDAPGSFVEEAVDRRSIGRATITAVLVLGGVYAAAAWAMGVAVGPQTVATRAADPSSGLPFTILEAAGGMWVGIAGLVLVFAIVTSMLAFHNVIARYVFAMAREGVLPTGLAQTGSTTRVSAPRGGSLSQTGVAALVVGVFAVSGTDPVAVTFTWLSTLGALGLLCLLLAASIAALAAPPAVRGERAGMWQWKVAPALGVLGGSVVLVAMVGNVGSLLGAVPGSPYPLLLPAILVATAIAGGVWAAHLRRSQPEVYAGIGHGTPKTHAVPDALHISI